The Sporanaerobacter acetigenes DSM 13106 genome includes a window with the following:
- a CDS encoding O-acetyl-ADP-ribose deacetylase — MYKIDETIIKLVKGDITKIEVDAIVNAANNTLLGGGGVDGAIHRRGGSEILEQCKKIGGCPTGEARITTAGKMPSKYVIHTVGPIYRGGKNREEELLYNAYYNSLLLAKEYNLKTIAFPSISTGAYGYPIDSASDIAIKAVLDFIEKESFIEKIAFVLFNDSDYRIYENKLNKLGLEGSC; from the coding sequence ATGTATAAAATTGATGAAACTATCATAAAATTAGTGAAAGGTGATATAACTAAAATTGAGGTTGATGCTATAGTCAATGCTGCAAATAATACATTACTTGGTGGAGGAGGAGTAGATGGAGCAATTCATAGAAGAGGAGGTTCAGAGATACTTGAGCAGTGTAAAAAAATTGGAGGGTGTCCTACTGGAGAAGCTAGAATAACAACTGCAGGCAAAATGCCTAGTAAATATGTCATACATACTGTAGGACCAATTTATAGAGGTGGAAAAAATAGAGAAGAGGAATTGCTTTACAATGCTTATTACAATTCACTTCTTCTTGCAAAAGAGTACAATTTGAAAACTATAGCTTTCCCATCAATTTCAACTGGTGCATATGGATACCCTATTGATAGTGCGTCAGATATAGCTATAAAAGCAGTATTAGATTTTATTGAAAAAGAAAGTTTTATAGAAAAGATTGCATTTGTACTTTTCAATGATTCGGATTATAGAATTTATGAAAACAAATTGAATAAATTGGGATTAGAAGGGAGTTGTTAA
- a CDS encoding zinc dependent phospholipase C family protein: MFEIFANTHKIIANNIYDNVYENYDIKLDKDSLLWGSVAPDVLPQLKIHRHYQKESLDYVVNEIVKLIFLGRYLDISKDPITMKYFSKKIGIISHFLSDFVCLPHAERWTFTDSMFKHISYESKLNEYAREYRFKENVILVDDIDIFQDKKINLKKLAKLYIEDVVKEYSFKKGFESDLNYSFSLCQNLSCFIIDTINIYSEATKRKFAFEF; the protein is encoded by the coding sequence GTGTTTGAAATTTTCGCAAATACTCATAAAATAATAGCAAACAATATTTATGATAATGTTTATGAAAATTATGATATTAAATTAGATAAAGATAGTTTACTATGGGGTTCAGTAGCACCAGATGTATTGCCTCAGTTAAAAATTCACAGACACTATCAAAAAGAGAGCTTAGACTATGTAGTAAATGAAATAGTGAAATTAATTTTTTTAGGTAGATATTTAGATATTAGCAAAGATCCCATTACAATGAAGTATTTCAGCAAAAAAATAGGTATAATTTCACATTTTTTAAGTGACTTTGTATGTCTTCCACATGCGGAAAGATGGACTTTTACTGATAGTATGTTTAAACATATATCTTATGAGTCCAAACTTAATGAGTATGCAAGAGAATATAGATTTAAAGAAAATGTTATTTTAGTTGATGATATTGATATTTTTCAAGATAAAAAGATAAATCTTAAAAAACTAGCTAAGTTATACATTGAAGATGTAGTTAAAGAATATTCTTTTAAAAAAGGATTTGAAAGTGATCTTAACTATTCTTTTTCACTATGCCAAAACTTATCTTGTTTTATAATTGATACTATAAATATTTATAGTGAGGCTACAAAAAGAAAATTTGCATTTGAATTTTAA
- a CDS encoding alpha/beta fold hydrolase, translating into MYNISRKNVTFETIDKCDHKEISWNSAFSSNDKNVDNGKALLFQGKSNESLVFVHGLGHRNFEYLKYYPINLSKSGYTTMMLVLPYHLDRMPQNENISFLSGTASDIEKRFYQSVVDTLTCVDYLENLGMKKIHIMGFSFGGMISTISLALDKRIDKGILVVTGGNFEYITWKSIATKVLRIRYEDEDSCNIERCHELHKKFDISARSFSCIEDLENLPSCFRYDPSLFAKDLNPNKILMFSAIFDPFIPQKSSKDLWNKMNKPKRYKLPSGHMTSHLWFKKFILNKTLEFVNYNQL; encoded by the coding sequence TTGTATAATATTTCTAGAAAAAATGTAACTTTTGAAACTATAGATAAATGTGATCATAAAGAAATTTCTTGGAATAGTGCTTTTAGTTCAAATGATAAAAATGTAGACAATGGGAAAGCACTTTTATTTCAAGGTAAATCTAATGAAAGCCTAGTGTTCGTCCATGGATTAGGTCATAGAAATTTTGAATACCTAAAATATTATCCTATAAATTTATCTAAATCAGGATATACAACTATGATGCTAGTTCTTCCATATCATTTAGATAGGATGCCACAAAATGAAAACATTTCATTTTTATCAGGTACAGCTTCAGATATTGAAAAAAGATTTTATCAATCAGTAGTAGATACACTAACTTGCGTAGATTATTTAGAAAATCTCGGCATGAAAAAAATCCACATAATGGGATTTAGTTTTGGTGGAATGATAAGCACTATCTCATTGGCATTAGATAAGCGTATAGATAAAGGAATACTTGTAGTAACTGGTGGAAATTTCGAATATATAACTTGGAAAAGTATTGCAACTAAAGTACTAAGAATTAGATATGAAGATGAAGATAGCTGCAATATAGAAAGATGCCATGAACTACACAAAAAATTCGATATAAGTGCTAGAAGTTTCTCGTGCATTGAAGATTTAGAGAATTTACCCAGTTGTTTTAGATATGATCCTTCATTATTTGCTAAGGACTTAAATCCAAATAAAATATTGATGTTTAGTGCTATATTTGATCCCTTCATTCCACAAAAATCATCTAAGGACTTGTGGAACAAAATGAATAAACCCAAAAGATATAAATTACCATCAGGACATATGACATCTCATTTGTGGTTTAAAAAATTTATCTTAAATAAAACATTAGAATTCGTGAACTACAACCAATTATAG
- a CDS encoding MBL fold metallo-hydrolase: MKKISNIKFILIVAILAALILSACQYDLEDAINDNLEQKGDLIVHFIDVGQGDSIFIQLPNGETSLIDGGTRASGENIVKYLKEQNVEKIDYLIATHPHEDHIGGLPKVVKNFEIGKIYMPDATANTNIFQELLKEIKNKDKKVSIAKGGDIILNDSGVKYEILAPNGEKYGETNDYSVVTKLTYKGNSFLFTGDAEKTSENEMMDKGYNLKSDVLKIGHHGGSTSTSNEFLLKVSPKYGVISLGKDNTYGHPHKETIARLNEQNVTVLRTDELGTIVMNSDGKNINVNKEIKGENTESETQNIKKYYIGNINTKVYHSPDCNYLPKEENQIILKSKKEAEDKGFRPHDKCIK; this comes from the coding sequence ATGAAAAAAATTAGTAATATCAAATTTATTTTAATTGTTGCAATTTTAGCAGCATTGATACTCTCAGCTTGTCAATATGATTTAGAAGATGCTATTAATGATAATTTGGAACAAAAAGGAGATTTAATTGTACATTTTATAGATGTAGGGCAAGGAGATAGTATATTTATACAATTGCCCAATGGAGAAACATCTTTAATAGATGGTGGAACTAGAGCTAGTGGAGAAAATATTGTAAAATATTTAAAGGAACAGAATGTAGAGAAAATTGACTATCTTATAGCAACACATCCTCATGAAGATCATATAGGAGGATTGCCTAAAGTAGTTAAAAACTTTGAAATAGGGAAAATATATATGCCTGATGCAACTGCAAATACTAATATCTTTCAAGAATTGTTGAAGGAAATCAAAAATAAAGATAAGAAGGTTAGTATTGCTAAAGGCGGAGATATAATATTAAATGACTCAGGTGTTAAATATGAAATATTGGCACCTAATGGTGAAAAATATGGGGAAACAAACGATTATTCAGTAGTTACTAAATTGACTTATAAAGGCAATTCTTTTTTATTTACAGGAGATGCTGAAAAAACTAGTGAAAACGAGATGATGGATAAAGGATACAATTTAAAATCAGATGTTTTAAAAATTGGCCATCACGGAGGCAGTACTTCTACTTCAAATGAATTTTTGTTAAAGGTAAGTCCAAAATATGGGGTTATCAGCTTAGGTAAGGACAATACATATGGTCATCCTCATAAAGAGACTATTGCAAGGCTCAATGAACAAAATGTGACAGTTCTTAGGACTGATGAGCTAGGGACTATAGTTATGAATTCTGATGGAAAAAATATAAACGTAAATAAAGAAATAAAAGGAGAAAATACTGAGAGTGAAACACAAAATATAAAAAAATATTATATAGGTAATATAAACACTAAAGTGTATCACTCTCCAGATTGTAATTATTTGCCTAAAGAAGAAAATCAAATAATATTAAAGTCAAAGAAAGAAGCGGAAGATAAGGGTTTTAGGCCACATGACAAATGTATAAAATAA
- a CDS encoding DUF3006 domain-containing protein, with amino-acid sequence MKGVVDRIEGEYVVLEVEDKILNFKINLFPPDIEEGDVVEEKNGQFFILKEETYIRKESIEKMFRDLLE; translated from the coding sequence ATGAAGGGTGTAGTGGATAGAATTGAAGGAGAATATGTTGTTTTAGAAGTAGAAGATAAGATATTAAATTTTAAAATCAATTTATTTCCACCTGATATTGAAGAGGGAGATGTAGTTGAAGAAAAGAATGGACAATTTTTTATTTTAAAAGAGGAGACATATATAAGAAAAGAGAGTATTGAAAAAATGTTTAGAGACTTGCTAGAATGA